The Tripterygium wilfordii isolate XIE 37 chromosome 18, ASM1340144v1, whole genome shotgun sequence nucleotide sequence AGAATAGTAGTATTTGATAGTGACTCCAAAAAACCCCAATACCCAAGAAATGAAGTCCCTAAATTTCGAATTATGTGAATCATGCATCTTTGACCCATGTAAACCCTATTACTTGAATCGTCCAACTCCCTCCAACTATTCGGATTATGTTCACTTAATTTGCAGATACCAAGCCAAAAACAATGGATCAAATTTGATTGACCACTTGACCATATCCCCCATCCTTGAACCAAAAAGTTTTGTGCATTCACCAtttgaaacaaacaattaacatGGAAGTTAAGTAGACCAAGAGGATCATATTCTTACATTGGGTAGAAATCTTTGACAACAAGAAAATGACCAAAACCAACTtctattagtgtttttttttttctccgacGAATCTTCTCTTCCTCACAATCTCACCTACCTTATTCCATAATCCAAACAAATACAATGTCCATCAATCAATCATTAGTTTCCTCCTAAACATTCTCTTAACCAGCCCAACAATGGCTGCCACACCTACCCTCTCTCTTTCATCTCTTCATCTCACCTAATCACCTCCCAACACTCTCCTACTATTTTCTCCCAATAAGAGCAGGATGGCCTTTTGGAGTTCTATCGTTGACTCCCCATCTCTCCTTGGCCTCCTGTCTCTCTTCCTCCTCCCCCTCCTAAACAACTCCACAACCACCACCAATGGCTTCCGCCTTGGCATTATTCGAAAACCCACCTCCCCAAACCTTCCTGTCTTCCGTGAAGCCCCTGCATACCGCAATGCGGACTCCTGCAACAACACACAAAAAATCCACATCACAATGACCCTCGACGCCAATTACATCCGGGGCACAATGGCCGCGGTCCTCTCAATCCTCCAACACTCAACCTGCCCGGAAAACATGGAGTTCCACTTCCTCTGGTCCCGCTACGAACCCGAagtcttctccatcatcaaATCCACCTTCCCTTACCTCAATTTCAACGTCTACCGATTCGATTCCAACCGGGTTCGCGACAAAATCTCAAAATCAATTCGTCAGGCACTTGATCAACCACTAAATTACGCCCGAATCTACTTGGCCGACATAATCCCCACCCACGTAAAACGGGTCATATATCTAGACTCCGATCTAGTCGTCATCGACGACATTGAAAAACTCTGGGAAGTCAACTTGGAAGATAAAGTGTTAGCAGCACCGGAATACTGTCACGCGAATTTCATCGAATACTTTACGAACATATTCTGGGCGGACAGAAAATTGGCAGAAGCATTCAACGGGAGGAACCCATGTTACTTCAATACCGGAGTCATGATAATGAATGTTGAGAAGTGGAGAGAAGGAGGGTATACAGAGAAGGTAGAGATATGGATGGGGGTACAGAAGCAGAAGAGAATATACCATCTGGGTTCACTGCCACCATTTTTGCTAGTTTTGGCTGGGAATATAAAGGGGGTGGATCATAGATGGAACCAGCATGGATTGGGAGGAGATAATATTGAAGGGAAATGTAGGAATTTGCATCCTGGGCCTATTAGTTTGCTTCATTGGAGTGGAAAGGGAAAGCCTTGGTTAAGGCTTGATTCAAGGAAGCCTTGCACCGTTGATCATCTTTGGGCTCCTTATGATCTCTACCGTTCATCTATACATTCATTTGaagaatagagagagagagagatgtgcaTGGGGGAGACAAATCTAAGAGGAGAGATTGGGTTGAAAAGAAAATGGGGGGAGAGACTGAGAGGGGTTGAGGGATTCATGAATTGCAGAGCATAGATGGAATGTTGTAATGAATTTACACAGAGAGAGAATGTTTGTTGGTTTTCTAggttacacatatatatttagcTCAGCATAGCTTCAagtaaattttatttcaagCTGAAGGCAAACCCGACATTCAATTTGCAATAATTGAACAAACCGTATATATTCAActggaaagggaaaaaaaatacacaagaaGATCAGTGATCAAGGACTTTGATCAGGCTCCAAGCTGACATTTCTCTTCATTGCTTCCATCTTACTTCTGATGAATTCATCTgatttttcattaatatttGAATCCACACTCCAAAGCCTCGGAATCCGAACCACCGGCGCCGGCCTCTCCATCGCACCATTTTCACTTGCTCTGctcttccctttctttttatCCTCCTCTTGTTCCTCTGC carries:
- the LOC119983902 gene encoding probable galacturonosyltransferase-like 4, translated to MAFWSSIVDSPSLLGLLSLFLLPLLNNSTTTTNGFRLGIIRKPTSPNLPVFREAPAYRNADSCNNTQKIHITMTLDANYIRGTMAAVLSILQHSTCPENMEFHFLWSRYEPEVFSIIKSTFPYLNFNVYRFDSNRVRDKISKSIRQALDQPLNYARIYLADIIPTHVKRVIYLDSDLVVIDDIEKLWEVNLEDKVLAAPEYCHANFIEYFTNIFWADRKLAEAFNGRNPCYFNTGVMIMNVEKWREGGYTEKVEIWMGVQKQKRIYHLGSLPPFLLVLAGNIKGVDHRWNQHGLGGDNIEGKCRNLHPGPISLLHWSGKGKPWLRLDSRKPCTVDHLWAPYDLYRSSIHSFEE